A DNA window from Pseudobdellovibrionaceae bacterium contains the following coding sequences:
- a CDS encoding enoyl-CoA hydratase/isomerase family protein: protein MLLKKYKNLLVIKEDKILTISVNRPKVLNALNKELLSELKALLTLITDTDFKDLRGVILSSEGEKAFIAGADIKEMDALEDDKASEFSSLGQEVSLLFSKVKVPVIACVQGYALGGGCEMAMSADWIYATENAIFGLPELSLGLIPGFGGTKRLAQFVGLAKAKELIFTGSKWSAQEACKNLLVNQVFSSKEEMLAFAKKQLLKVERQSALGVFYSKKTMEEAYFCNMQDSMSIEKKSFSAIFSSKDKRTGIKAFLSKEKPNFQY from the coding sequence ATGTTATTAAAAAAATATAAAAATTTATTAGTCATTAAAGAAGACAAAATTTTAACAATCAGTGTTAATCGCCCAAAAGTATTAAATGCATTAAACAAAGAATTGCTTTCCGAGCTAAAAGCTTTGCTGACTTTAATAACAGACACAGACTTTAAAGATTTAAGAGGTGTTATTTTGTCCTCAGAGGGAGAAAAAGCATTTATTGCAGGTGCCGACATAAAAGAAATGGATGCATTAGAAGACGACAAAGCTTCAGAATTTTCTTCTCTAGGGCAAGAGGTTAGTCTGCTGTTTTCTAAAGTTAAAGTTCCAGTGATTGCCTGCGTTCAAGGTTATGCATTGGGAGGGGGTTGTGAAATGGCCATGTCTGCCGATTGGATTTATGCGACAGAAAACGCAATTTTTGGTTTGCCCGAATTAAGCTTGGGTTTAATCCCTGGTTTTGGCGGAACAAAACGATTGGCTCAATTTGTTGGTTTAGCAAAAGCAAAAGAACTAATTTTTACAGGAAGTAAGTGGTCGGCCCAAGAGGCGTGTAAAAATTTATTAGTAAACCAAGTTTTTTCGAGCAAAGAAGAAATGTTAGCCTTTGCAAAAAAACAATTACTAAAGGTAGAAAGACAATCGGCATTAGGTGTATTTTACTCTAAAAAAACCATGGAAGAAGCGTATTTTTGTAATATGCAAGACTCAATGTCTATAGAAAAAAAATCTTTTTCCGCAATTTTTTCCAGCAAAGACAAGCGCACCGGAATAAAAGCTTTTCTAAGCAAAGAAAAACCCAATTTTCAATACTAA